Sequence from the Deinococcus radiotolerans genome:
GTGCGGGTGGTGAAGGTCTTGCGCAGGTGCTCGACGTGAATCATGGGGTGCCTCCTCCCGTGAATGGCGTGTTGTGACGGGCGGGGACGGTCGGGGCGATCCTCGAAGCCCACAGCTCAGAACCCACAGCCCTCATGTCCCGGTCCCCTGGTAGTGCCGCACGCCGACGCGCCAGAACGCGAACGCAGCGGCCAGCACGAGTGGCCCGGCCAGCGGACCGATCAGCGCGGCCCAGTCCGGCAGGCCGTCGGGCAGGGGGCGGCCCAGCAGGTGCAGGGCGGGCAGGTAGCTCAGGAACGCGGCAGGGATCAGGTACGTGAAGGTGCGGCGCAGCCACGCGCTGTAGATGTCCATGGGGTAGCTGATCAGGGTGCGGCCGCCGTAGGTGAGGACGTTCATGGCCTCGACGCTGTCCACCGTCCAGAAGGTGAGGGTGCCGCCGATGACGAACAGCCCGCCAAAGAAGCAGATCATGCCCAGCACGGCGGCCGTCAAGAGGGCGGCGGTTTCGGGCCCGGCGGCGAGGGGAGCGTGCGTGAGGCCGTACCCGGCGATGGCGGCGGCGAGCAGCACGCGCGGGATGCGGCGCAGCGCGAAGTCGGAGGCGAACACCTGCAATGTCAGCGGGGCGGGGCGCAGCAGGAAGGTGCTGAACGAGCCGCTGCGGACGTGCGCGGAGAGATTGGGCGCGTCGAAACCCCCGAACAGGATGTCCATGAGGACGAACGCGAGTTCCGCGAGGCCGTACAGCAGGCAGATCTCGCCCAGCGTCCAGCCGCCCAGCCCGCCGAAGCGTGGGAGGACCAGCGCGAGCGCGGCGAACTCGGCGGCGGTGATCAGGAGGCTACCCAGCGCGTCGAGGATGAACGAGGTGCGGTGCGCACCCTGCGAGCGGATCTGCGCGCCCAGCAGCCGCAGGTACAGGGTCAGGTGATGCCGGAAGTCAGCCACCGGCGACCTCCAGCCGCCGCAGGCCCGCCCGCAGCGTGACGTGACAGGCCAGCAGCAGCGCCACGGTCCAGCCCAGTTGCGTGCCCAGTGCCGCCCACGCGGCCGCGCCGCCGGTAACGCCCACCCACAGTTCCACGGTGGTGTTCAGCATGGCGGGAAAGGGCGTCCAGGCCAGCAGCGCACGGAACCACTCGGGGAAGAAAGCCAGGGGCATCAGGAAGCCGCAGCCCAGGCCCAGCACCGCCCACGCGAAACGCCCGAACCCCACGGCGTCCGGCGACCAGAACGCCGCGCAGTTCACCAGGAAGCGGAACAAGAATCCGCAGCCCCAGGCGAGCAGGACGCTCAGGACAACCTGCGCCCAGGCGAGCGGGCCGGGCGGCCAGTTCAGGCCCCAGATGACCTGGAAGATCAGCAGCATGGGCAGGCCGCGCAGCGCCAGCTGCCCCAGGGCGCGCCCGGCGTCCTGCGCGGCCCAGAAACCCAGCAGGCTGGCGGGGCGCAGCAGGTCCGCCGTCACCTCGCCCCGGTGGATGACGCGCATGAAGTCGAACCAGCCGAACAGGCTGAAGGCCATGATGAACGCCTGCGTCAGGCCCGTGTACGTGATGGCGTCCTGCGGGGTGTACCCGGCGACCTGCGGGCGGGTGCCGAACAGCGCCAAGAGCACCGCGACGCGCAGCAGCCCGAAGAACGAGTTGGTGATCAGGCCCCACAGGGCCGCCTGCGGGTACGCGAACTGCCGCTGGAAGCCCAGCCGGGACACCGCCCAGGGCAGCGCCAGCCGGGACAGGCGTGAAACGTGGCCCCCCGTGGGGGGGGCGGGCGTGGTGGTCATAGGTTCCCTCCTCCAGTTGCCGAACCGGAAGCGTTCAGGGTACCGGGGGAAGGGGGAAGGGTGGAATACGCCGGGTGGCGGAGTGGGCAGGCGTCCGTCAGGGTTTCCTGAATGCCGGGCGCATCGGGCACCCAGGTGCGCGCCTTACGCTAGGCGCACGTCAAAGGGAGGCTTCACATGATGGACATCTTCAACATGCTGGGCGGAATGGGACAGGCGGAGCAGCGCATCGGGCAGCAGGCGGGCACCACCCCGCAGCAGACGCAGGCGGCCATGGAGGCGGCCCTGCCGCTCCTGCTGGGCGCCCTGACCCGCAACGCCGCGCAGCCCGGCGGTCTGGACACCCTGAGTGGCGCGCTGGACCGTCATGACGGCTCGGCGCTGGACGCCTTCTCCGGCGGGCAGGTGCCCGACACCCAGGACGGGCAGAAGATCCTGGGGCACGTGTTCGGCGGGCAGCAGGGACAGGCCGCGCAGGCCGTCAGTCAACGCGCCGGGATCAACCCGCAGCTGGCCATGCAGATTCTGAGCATGCTGGCCCCGCTGGTCCTGGCGTACCTGGGCCGTCAGCGGCAGGGCGGCGGGACGGGCGCGAACACCGGCCAGACGGGTGGTCAGGGGGGCGGACCGGATCTGGGCAGCATCCTGGGCGGCCTGGTGGGGGGCGGCGGTCTGGGCAGCGTGCTGGGCGGCATCCTGGGTGGGGGTCAGCAGCGCGCGCCAGCGCAGCCGCAGTCCGGCAGCGTGCTGGGGGGCGGCAGCGTCCTGCCCGGCTATCCGAATGCCGGGGCCGCACAGACCAGCACCCCGGGCGGCAGTGGCGACCTGTTCGGCACGCTGAACCGCGCGCTGGACGGTGACCGGGACGGCAATGCCCTGAATGACCTGATCGGCATGTTCGGCGGGGGCCGCCGCTAGACGTCCCCACAGGACGGGAGAGAGGCCCGGCGCACCTGCCACCGGGCCTCTCGGTATGGCGTTTGAAACGGGCCAGAATCTGTTTGGTCGGGCATGCAGCGGGGCGTGAAAACCAATGTGAGAGCGCTTTAGTAAGCGCCATCCTGAGAGCCAGTTGGTCTCCTGATCGGCGGACTCCCCACCGATCAGGACTGAAGTGCGGGCGGAGTGCAGGGCGGCGCCATCAGCAGGGCAGTGCGGTTTGGTGGTAGCGGGCGCATTCACCAACTGGCGATCCTCTGCTTCGCCGGAGGGTTACGCGGTGCGTTCGCGGGAGCGGGGCTGGTAGCCGGGGGGCGTGTCACCCTCGCCCGCGAAGAGGCTGGTGGTCAGGTAGCGCGCGCCGGTGTCGCAGGCGATGGTGGCGACGCGCTTGCCGGGCCCCAGGCGGCGGGCGACCTCCAGCGCGGCCCAGGCCATGGCGCCGCTGCTCATGCCGACGAACACGCCTTCCTCCTGCGCCAGTCTGCGGGCCAGGGGGTAGGCGTCCTCCTCCCACACGTCCACGACGTCGTCAATGACGCTGCGGTCGAGGTTGTCCGGGATAAAGCCGGGGCCCATGCCCTGGAAGCCGTGCGTGCCCATCTCGCCGCCGGTCAGGACGTTGCTGCGGGCGGGTTCGCACGCGATGATCTGCACGTCCGGGTTCATGCGTTTGAGGTACCGGCCGACGCCGCTGATGGTGCCGCCGGTGCCGCTGCCGTACACGAAAGCATCGATGCGGCCATGCATCTGCTCCCACAGTTCGGGGCCGGTGGTGCGTTCGTGCACGGCGGGGTTGGCGGGGTTTCCGAACTGGTTCATCATGACCGCGCCGCGCTCCTGCACGAGCTTCTCGGCTTCCTCGATGGCGGCCAGCATGCGGCGGGTGGGGTCGGTGAGGATCAGTTCGGCCCCGTAGGCGACCAGGGTGCGTTTACGTTCCTCGCTCATGCTGGCGGGCATGCACAGGATCAGCTTGTAGCCCTTGGCCGCGGCGACCTGCGCCAGGCCGATGCCGGTGTTGCCGCTGGTGGGTTCGACGATGGTCCCGCCGGGTTTCAGGACGCCGCGCCGCTCGGCGTCCTCGATGAGGCCCAGGGCGGTGCGGTCCTTGATGCTGCCGCCGGGGTTCTGACCTTCGAGTTTCACGAACACGTCGGCCATGCCGGGCTCGACGACGCGCGTCAGTTGCAGGAGGGGGGTGTGCCCGATGAGGGACTCGATCATGGCGTTCAGGATAGGCGCTGCCGGGCCGGGCGGTGGTGGCGGCGCAGACAGGTCGCCCCGGATGCACTGAGCGTCCGCCCGCGCCTAGGCTGGCGGGGCGGACGCGGCTGGGGCTAGGGTCTCAGCTCGGGCGGTCGTCAGGCGCGACCGGGAGGGACGCGGGGCGGCGCTCCTCGGCAGGCTGGCGTTGCACGGCGGGCTGGGCCTGGACGTGCGCCGAGGCCGCAGGTTGACTGGCGGGCTGGGCGACGGGGTGCAGGGGGTCGGGCTGGCTCTCCAGCGCCGCTTCACCGGTCGCGTCGGGGCGGCTGGCCAGGGGATCGAGGTGCGGGGCGTCCTTGTTGACGCTTTCGACCAGGATGTCCAGCACGTCGCCGTCGCGTGCGGCCTGCACGGCCCTGTGGGTGACGATCTCGCCGACGTTCAGGATGATGCTGTCGTCCGGGGCGAGGATCACGCGGGTGACGGGACGGCCCAGCGCGTCGCGGACCTTCTGCTCCTGCGCTTCCTGCTGCCGCTGGTCGATGGCCTGCTCGGCCTGCTCGCGCTTGTCGCCCAGCCAGTGTTTGGCACGTTCGAGCAGGTTCCCGGCGCTCTCGCTGACGTTCCCCAGGCCCTGGCTGACGGCGCTGGTGGCGGCCACGCCGGGGCGGGCGGTGCTGGTGGTGGCGTCAATCAGGGCCTGCTGCACCCCGACGTGCCGGGCGCGGTCCAGGATGGCGGGCGTGACGATCTGGCCCTGCGCGGCCACGAGGCTGCCGCCGGGGGCGCGCACGTCGGTCTTCACGCGGCGGCCGATGGTCGCCTCGGGGCTGTTCGGGTCGAGCTGCTGACGTTGCCGTAGGCCCTCGACACCGTCCTGGAGGGCGCCGCCGGTGGCGGTGGCGGTCAGGGCGGCGAGGCGGCCGGTCTGCTCGGCGCGGTCGGCCTGGAAGCTGGTGATGGTGGCCCCGGCGGGCACGATGACCTCGCCCGCGTCGGTGGTGATCTCGCTGCGGGCGGTCTTGCCGATCACGTACGCCTTCTGGCGTTCGGCGGTGGCGCCCTTGACGTCCTCGTAGGATTCCTGCACGCGGTCGCGGGCGCTGCCGTACGCCTCGGCGATGGTGCCGCCGGTCGCGGCGGTGGCGAGCGCGGCGAGTTTCCCGGCGGCCTCGGCGTCGTCAGCGTGCGCGGCGGTGATGGTCTCGCCCTTGGCGACGATCAGGTGGCCGTCCACGGCAGTGATGTCGCCCCCGGCGGTCTTGCCGACCACGTATTCCTTCTGGCGTTCGCGAGTGGCCTCGGCGATGTTCTCGTAGGCGCCCTTGACCCCTTCGGCCGCGTTGCCGTACGCGTCCTTGATTCCCTCGGCGGCGTTCTGGTAGGCGCCGCTCAGGCTTTCACCGGCGCTGCTGAGTGCGCCCTTCAGGCCGCCGTCCTCCTGCTCCTGCATGGCCTGCGCGACCGTGATGGGCACGATGGCGGTGTCGGTGCCGATCTGCACGCTCTCGGGCGCGGGGACGAAGGTGCGGCCGCTGCTCAGGTCGGCGAACAGGCCGCCGGTGGCCTCGTACCCCTCGACCCGCCCGGTGTGCTCGTCGAAGAACACGTCCGCGATGCGGCCCAGGTTCTGCCCGTCGGTGGTGAGCAGGGTCAGGCCGACGAGGCTGATCTTGCTGTCCAGCGCGTCTTTCAGCCGGCCGTCCTCGCGGGTGGTGGTGACGTCTTCGGGCGTGCCGATCATGATGGCGTCCTCGCCGACGCTGCGGATCCGATCAAACGGCACGACTTTCGCGGCGCTGAACCAGCCGCCCTCGTCGACGAGCAGGCCCAGCACTTGATTGGCCTGATGATCGAAGATGACGTCGTGCACTCGGTCAATCTTTTCGCCACTGCTGACCGCGACGATGCTTCGGTTGAGGATGTCTTTGCCTTTGATCATGGGGTCTCCGGGGTGGGCGTCAGAAGCCCAGGTTGAGCAGGCCCTGCGGCTTGAGGTACAGGAAGTACACCAGCAGGAACAGGACGATGAGCAGAATGAGGACGAGCAGGATTCGACTGCCGCTGCCTCCGGGTTTGCCTTTCAGTCGGGTCATGGGGCCTCCAAGACCGAGTGTATGGAGCGCCGCTCAGGGTTCTGTGGGGAGCCACTGACGCTGGCTTGACTGAACCTTGCGGCCCCCTTTAAGCACAAGGGGGGCTAGCCTGAGCGCATGAGTGCTGCTGCTTCGGCCCTGCCTTTTCTGCGTGCGTCTGGCGCGCCGCCCGCCGAGTTCGAGCGTCCGCTGTCGGACCTGCCGCTGACCGTGCTGGTGGGCGTGACCGGGGTGGGTAAGAGCACCGCGCTGGCCGCCCTGACGGGCACGGACGCGGGCATGCGGGTGCTGCCGGACCGGCGTGAGGTGACGGACACCGTGATGATCCTGCCCGCCACGGGTGGCGCGCCGGTCCGGGACCGCGAGGACCGCTTCCGGCTGACGGCGGCGTACCGTGACGCGCATCCGGGCGGCATGGCGCAGGCGCTGGGGTCGCTGCTGGCGGACGTGCGGCACTGGGGCGAGGCGCCGGTGTTCGATGGGCTGCGCGGGCTGGAGGAGGTGCGGTTCGCAGCGCAGGCGTTCCCGGCGTGGCGGTTCGTGGCGCTGGGCGCGCCGGACGCGGTGCGGGTGCGGCGGCTGCTGGGCCGCGCGGACGCGTTCGATCAGGTGGGCGCGGGTGGGGGCGGCGCGCTGCGCGAGGACCTGGGGGCGCTGACGGGCGTGGACGCGGTGTTCACCCCGGCCGAACTGGATGACCTGGCGGCGCTGGCGCAGGCGGGATTCGCCCCGGCGGATGTGCTGGCGAAGGTGAAGATCGTGGTGTCCGAACGCCGCAACTACGACCCGGTGGCAGCCGAGGCGTTCCTGCGGACGCTGCCGCCCGCGCGGGCGCTGGTGCTGGACACCGTGGCGCTGGACCCGGCGGGTGTGGCGGCGGCCGTGCGCGCCTGGGCCGGGGGTGAAGCGTGAGCGCCCCCACCGTCGCGCGGGTGGAGGGCATTCCCTTCCGGCTGCCGCTCACATCGGCGCTGGCGTGGGGGGCGCACTCGGCCCTGAGTGCCGCTGAGCACGTGCTGGTGCGCGTGACCCTCTCGGACGGGACGGTGGGGCAGGCGGAGGCCACGCCGCGCCCCACCATCTACGGCGAGACAACTGCGAGCGTGCTGGGCATCCTCACGCATCTGGAAGCGGGCCTGCGGGGGCTGGCGATCACGGATGAGGTCAGCCTGAACCGGGTGCGGAACAGTGTCGTGAACAACCACACGGCGCGCGGCGCACTGGACATGGCGCTGCATGACGCCCGCGCCCGCGCGCAGGGCGTCACCCTGTTCGACACACTGCTGGGCCCGAGCACGCGGGTGCGGCCCAGCTTCATTCTGGGCATCGCCCCGCCCGAGGAGATGC
This genomic interval carries:
- a CDS encoding ABC transporter permease → MADFRHHLTLYLRLLGAQIRSQGAHRTSFILDALGSLLITAAEFAALALVLPRFGGLGGWTLGEICLLYGLAELAFVLMDILFGGFDAPNLSAHVRSGSFSTFLLRPAPLTLQVFASDFALRRIPRVLLAAAIAGYGLTHAPLAAGPETAALLTAAVLGMICFFGGLFVIGGTLTFWTVDSVEAMNVLTYGGRTLISYPMDIYSAWLRRTFTYLIPAAFLSYLPALHLLGRPLPDGLPDWAALIGPLAGPLVLAAAFAFWRVGVRHYQGTGT
- a CDS encoding ABC transporter permease translates to MTTTPAPPTGGHVSRLSRLALPWAVSRLGFQRQFAYPQAALWGLITNSFFGLLRVAVLLALFGTRPQVAGYTPQDAITYTGLTQAFIMAFSLFGWFDFMRVIHRGEVTADLLRPASLLGFWAAQDAGRALGQLALRGLPMLLIFQVIWGLNWPPGPLAWAQVVLSVLLAWGCGFLFRFLVNCAAFWSPDAVGFGRFAWAVLGLGCGFLMPLAFFPEWFRALLAWTPFPAMLNTTVELWVGVTGGAAAWAALGTQLGWTVALLLACHVTLRAGLRRLEVAGG
- a CDS encoding DUF937 domain-containing protein, with amino-acid sequence MMDIFNMLGGMGQAEQRIGQQAGTTPQQTQAAMEAALPLLLGALTRNAAQPGGLDTLSGALDRHDGSALDAFSGGQVPDTQDGQKILGHVFGGQQGQAAQAVSQRAGINPQLAMQILSMLAPLVLAYLGRQRQGGGTGANTGQTGGQGGGPDLGSILGGLVGGGGLGSVLGGILGGGQQRAPAQPQSGSVLGGGSVLPGYPNAGAAQTSTPGGSGDLFGTLNRALDGDRDGNALNDLIGMFGGGRR
- the cysK gene encoding cysteine synthase A — its product is MIESLIGHTPLLQLTRVVEPGMADVFVKLEGQNPGGSIKDRTALGLIEDAERRGVLKPGGTIVEPTSGNTGIGLAQVAAAKGYKLILCMPASMSEERKRTLVAYGAELILTDPTRRMLAAIEEAEKLVQERGAVMMNQFGNPANPAVHERTTGPELWEQMHGRIDAFVYGSGTGGTISGVGRYLKRMNPDVQIIACEPARSNVLTGGEMGTHGFQGMGPGFIPDNLDRSVIDDVVDVWEEDAYPLARRLAQEEGVFVGMSSGAMAWAALEVARRLGPGKRVATIACDTGARYLTTSLFAGEGDTPPGYQPRSRERTA
- a CDS encoding PRC-barrel domain-containing protein, whose product is MIKGKDILNRSIVAVSSGEKIDRVHDVIFDHQANQVLGLLVDEGGWFSAAKVVPFDRIRSVGEDAIMIGTPEDVTTTREDGRLKDALDSKISLVGLTLLTTDGQNLGRIADVFFDEHTGRVEGYEATGGLFADLSSGRTFVPAPESVQIGTDTAIVPITVAQAMQEQEDGGLKGALSSAGESLSGAYQNAAEGIKDAYGNAAEGVKGAYENIAEATRERQKEYVVGKTAGGDITAVDGHLIVAKGETITAAHADDAEAAGKLAALATAATGGTIAEAYGSARDRVQESYEDVKGATAERQKAYVIGKTARSEITTDAGEVIVPAGATITSFQADRAEQTGRLAALTATATGGALQDGVEGLRQRQQLDPNSPEATIGRRVKTDVRAPGGSLVAAQGQIVTPAILDRARHVGVQQALIDATTSTARPGVAATSAVSQGLGNVSESAGNLLERAKHWLGDKREQAEQAIDQRQQEAQEQKVRDALGRPVTRVILAPDDSIILNVGEIVTHRAVQAARDGDVLDILVESVNKDAPHLDPLASRPDATGEAALESQPDPLHPVAQPASQPAASAHVQAQPAVQRQPAEERRPASLPVAPDDRPS
- a CDS encoding ATPase; translated protein: MSAAASALPFLRASGAPPAEFERPLSDLPLTVLVGVTGVGKSTALAALTGTDAGMRVLPDRREVTDTVMILPATGGAPVRDREDRFRLTAAYRDAHPGGMAQALGSLLADVRHWGEAPVFDGLRGLEEVRFAAQAFPAWRFVALGAPDAVRVRRLLGRADAFDQVGAGGGGALREDLGALTGVDAVFTPAELDDLAALAQAGFAPADVLAKVKIVVSERRNYDPVAAEAFLRTLPPARALVLDTVALDPAGVAAAVRAWAGGEA